The stretch of DNA GCCAGTAGGGTTCCTAGCAAAGCATATGAGGCCCTATCAAAGGGAGAAGAATCCACTCCAGCACTAGACCAAATCGGAATCAATATCATCACAGAAACTAAGATAGAAAATGGCATTAGACAATTCATTGCCCTGCGTCTGAAATAGGTCACCAAGTACTGCAAGTGTTGCGGCAAGAACGATTCATTAAAATTAAGGACGCCCAAGAAGATATTGATCTTCGTGCTTTGGCGCATACCCCATAGAATGATAAAGGTCCAAAATCCGGTTTGATTCACGGAATCTAAGTTAATGAAAAATAGAATCGCTCCCAAGCTGAGTAATGCCAGCTCGTGATAATTAATTGTCTGAAATGCGTACCAAGCTCTTGTCATGGGACTTAGTCCGCTAGGACATTCTGAGCGCCGTGATCCAGTGATGTAGCCCAAGAGAAAGGCCAGCTCTTGCCAACCCCAAATAATGATTGCGCAAGTAAATGAACAATAAGCACCAGCGATCGTTGCCTGCTGACTGGAGATAGATAAACCCCAAAAGGCTAGTAATAAAACTCCAACCGAGGCTACAAATATAGATTTAAAAAAGCGCTTTGGAAGGCTATGCACCTTCAGAATAAGCCCTGTACTAAACCACCATATAAAGATGGTGAATATCAGCGGGCTTATCCAGAAATACATATTGAATTACCAAACGGGTGCCATGCGAATATCGCTCGGTAATTCATTTGGAACTACTGGCAAGGTGTAGATGCGCAGGAAGGTAGCAGTTGCTGCAATTGCAAGAGCGCCTCGCTTCATAAATGATAAAACACCCCCAACCTGCTTTAGGCGATCCACTTCATCGGATATCTTTCTGAGATTTTCAAAGCCTTCCCACATCCGAGGGTCATCCAGATTGATAGTGAAAGGGAAAACCTGCTTAGTAATGTCAGAAGTAATTTCTAATACCTTACGGTCATAGTCTGTTGGTGATACCCCAAGTGCTTTATGAAACTCAGGTCTGGAATGGTCGCGCACATACATCGTTGCGTATACCGCCAATAAGAAGAAACGAATCCACAGTCGATTGCCGCCATTGAGCAACTTCGGAGTGGAGCGCATTAATAAGGCAAAGGCTTCGCCATGACGGAATTCATCATTACACCATTTCTCAAACCAGAGAAAAATAGGATGAAAGCGCAATTCAGGTTTATTTTGAATAATTCGATAAATCGTGATGTAGCGTGCGTAGCCAATTTTTTCAGATAAGTAAGTTGCATAAAAAATAAACTTTGGCTTAAAGAAAGTATATTTTTTAGTCCTAGCTAAAAATCCTAGATCAACTCCAATACCAAAATCTTTGAGCCATTGATTAATAAAACCGGCATGCCTACTCTCATCACGAGCCATGTAAGAGAACAAGTCTTTTAAGTCGGGATTCTTAATCGACTTTTTAATCTCAGAATAGAGAACACAACCTGAGAACTCTGAAGTAATTGAACTGATTAAGAAATCTAAAAACTCTTGGTACAGGCCCTCTGGCAAGTGGGAGTAGTCTTTAGACATATCGTCGGGACGCTGAAAGTGAGTCTGATTAATATCTGACTCAAATTCTTGCATGAGCTTATCCCACTCAGGTTTTACTGAGCTGATATCAAAACGATCCATCTCATCAAAATCAGTGGTGTAGAAGCGAGGACTTAAGATCGTACTTTCTAGCGCGCGATCGGTTGATTCATTAATGGGGCGAACCGCTTCCATGGTGGGGGCATTAGCGCTCATACTTCAATACCTTTGGTCACAATAAGGGGTTGGGTGTGCACTACTGCGCGCACTCTTGGATATTTTTTTGCTTGACTGAATCGAGTCGTGGAAAAGCTCACTTCGTATAACAAGGTAATTTCAAGTCTTGCGGTGAGATATACCCAAAAACGCGATAACCAGCCAGCCTTAGAAACTGTTGCCGTTCTTTGGTAACTCAAGACCTCACCAAACGGGATTTCTGTAATCGGATCATGGACTAGCACCTGATCTCCTGGACCGACTTGAATGCCGTCAAGATCCACATGGGCGTATAGGTACTCTGAAGTATTGGACATATCTACAGAACATTTGACCAGCTGTTTAGACATTATTGCCCCGCGCTATTTAAAAATGCAGCAAATTGCGCTGCGTTATCTCGACCAAATGATTCCAAATCAATCCGATTGCCCGTTGCTAGATCTACTAAAGTCAACCTACCATCAGATCGACTCATTAATTCAAATGCATCATCGCTAGTAATTTGCTGAATGCGACGTTCACGAGCCAAAGCCCGCAAAATGCCCCGTACAAAACCAGCCTGACCTTCGACTTGTGCAATCATTTTCCCACTTGAAGCCGATATAACACCTACCGATCCATCAGGGAGATCCCTAAAAAACAGTGTTTTTTTCGCGATCACACTGGCATCTACCTGAATTTCCGACTTACCTGACTGAACGACATTGGCAACCACGAAAACTACCCCCACCAAAACGATGACTACGAATAGTGCAATATAGTTTTGGATGCGGATAGTATTCATACGCAAAATCATGCTGCTTCTACCCCTGAGTAAGGCGTATTCATCATGGCTGGATTGCGTTGAGCAGCTTGAACTGATCGAGCAATGACATTATTCTGGGTAGCCCAAGCATCAACCAAAATTTTGGCTACTTCGGAACAATTTTTAATGCACCGGAGAGTAGGCTGAGGGCTGGCCCAGTGAGATGGTCTTGAATGCGGCCATAAATGAAATATCGCAATTTTTGTTTCTTTACCTAACTTCAGAGAAATATCTCCCGTACCCTGCTTAGTGACACCGCAATCAGCCGACTCAATCATCTTGAGGGGGAAATTGAAAGTCATATTCAACACAATCCCAATCCGCATCACTACGCGCTTATTAGTAATGGTGTAGACCGCAGTGGATGCCATGAGATAAGCAAGCAAGGCAACAAGAGATAAGCCAATGGCTGAAAAAATCGCAATCCTCAAGGAGGAGAAAAATATCGCACTGAAGGCTTCACCATCAGTAACACCTGTAACAATCTGATAGAGCAAAATCAAGCCAAAATAAATCAATAGCCCTCTGAAATGAAACACTCGCAGAAGCATCGCCTTTACATCAGGTGAGCCCTGCCACAAAATACGCTCACCCGCAGGTAACTTTTCTGGAAGTCCCAGCTCTGGCTCAAACTCATGCTCTGGACTACTAGGAATGTTCAGGCTCATAATAGTGGCTCTTGGCGTTCAGGTGTTGCATACAGAGTGCCGGCACCATAGTAGGCCATGATCTTATCTTCTTCCAGCAAGGTAATTTCCTCTGGATTTTTTGTTTTTGGCACAGCTGCAAACTGATCCGCAAGGATTGATTTCACTTGAATGTCTTGCTTGCCAATACGTGAGAAATTGATTGGCAATAAGACTGTCGTACCCTTTGCATCAACCTCTAGATAACGAATCAGCATTTCCATATGGTCAACCCAGACGTCTTTCACAACGCCTGCTTTATTACCATCAGCACCGATAACGCTCAGGCCAATCGGATTAGTGTCTTGCTTTGCAATTGCAAAATCGTTTAACTTCCTCAGCGGACGAATGCGTGCGTGACCCTCTAGATCGTAATCAACATGATCAGCACGGGGTGCATAAGAGCCTGGCCCTACTCCTGCCAATAATGGATTGCCAATTGGGGCAATAGGAGCGCCATTCCACGGATGAATTGGCTCTGCTGAAAGCTGCTCTGTATCCGGCGGAGTTTCTAAGGGGGCGTAATAAGTTTTGCCGAATTCAGTGACATATTTTTTCGTCTTTGGCATACCTAAAATGCCACCCTCGCGTCGAACCTTGCCAAAGCGTTCGGTTTCAAGTGGGAAACCCTCTCTCTTCCCTTCTAATGTTAGGTATATCACTAGACCAACAAAAAAAAGTAGAAATAGATAAAACGCTAATTGAGCGACATCTATATATTGTGTAATTGCACCAGTACCCATTTTTCTCTCCCTCTTTAATAAACTAGCTTGGAAAATCCGCTAGGCCAAACTTACTCATTTTTGAAATATCCAGGTTTCGCTTTTTGGCTACTAGTGGACCCAACGCAATCAAAGTAATAAACAACAAATAAATCTCAATGTGATAAACAAAGCTATACCCTGTAGCGGGATTCATTAATGTGGTGCCGATCACTCCGCCCATCGCTAAATCGGAGACGAGATCACGAATAACTCCTCCCAGTGACATACCAATTCCAGAGCAGGTTGCTGTTACCGCTCCCCACGCACCAATGACCATCCCAGTTTTATTCTCCTGATCCATACTCATGGCAATAGTGAGCGTACTCACTGCAAATAATCCTCCACCAAATCCGATCAGAAGTGCACCTAATCTAAAGAGATTGGGTGAACCTAATGGCTCTGAAAATATCACCATGGAGAAGGCAATCAGCCCAAGCAGGAGACCAGATGCAGCAATTCTGTAGGCGTTATAACCCTTGCTTAGCCAGCGCGCTGATAAGGTAAATGCCAGTAAAGATCCGCAGGCAATCAGCGCAGTTAAAAAGCTAGTAGCAGATACATCTAATAAGAGTATTTCTCCACCATAGGGCTCCAAGATAATGTCTTGCATGCTAAAGGCAGTGGTACCAAGTCCCAGCATGATCAGAAAACGACGAACCTGTGGCGCCTTAATGAACTCGCTCCAACTTTGTGAGAATTTGGGCTGAACAATAGATGGCGCAGTATTTTTAGGCTGCCTTGCTTCTTGCTTCCACAAGGCAAATAAATTGAGTAATAAGGTAATGAGTGCAACTCCCTGAATCACCTTAATTAGCTGAATCGGGCTAAATGGGTCCAAGAAGACGCTGAACATCACGCCACTTAAGACCATGCCGAATAGCAACATGACATACATCATTGCTACAACACGGGGACGATTCTTTGCGTCTGCTAAATCTGTTGCGAGAGCTAAGCCAGCAGTTTGAGTAGTTTGCATACCCGCGCCGACTAGTAAAAATGCTAATGCACTGCCAAGGTAGCTAAACCAAGCTGGCCAATGGGTATCTCCAGACAGAATGATGAGCGCAAAAGGCATGATGGCCAAGCCACCAAACTGCAACCAAGTCCCGATCCAAATATAAGGAACTCTTCTCCAGCCCAATATGGATCGATGGGTATCTGACTTATGGCCAATCAAGGCCCTAAATGGAGCAAAGATGAGTGGGAGGGCAACCATTAAGGCTACCATCCAAGCATCCATGTGTAACTCAACAATCATGACTCGGTTTAAGGTGCCAACCAATAAGGCAGTAGCCATACCTACCGAAACTTGAAACAAAGATAGTCTTAAGAGGCGGCTCAGAGGTAAATCTGGGGTCGCCACGTCAGCAAAAGGCAGAAAGCGAGGATCAATCCTCGTCCATGTCTTAGCCATCTTTGACAAATTGATCATGATACTTTTTCAATCTCCATGAGTTGTGACTTATAAAAACCACTAGAAACTAATTGGGTGTGGGGAATTTTCCAATCCACAAACCAGGGTGATTGATTAATCAACTTACTTAACTTCACTTGACTAATGGGCTCGATGAACGGCGCCCGATCTTTTCTCGGAAACAGACGGCCAACACGAATCATCACTTCCAAAGGCAAGGTACTTGGTGCAAAAGTAAATACAATCTTTTTAGAAACCCGGGGCGCTAGCTTCTCTAATACAACCAACATATCAGCAGCGCAGTAATGGATCATGGAATCCATACCAACAACGTAATCAAATTCACCTAAGCTGTCATCGAGCATATCGCCGGACCTGAAGTCAATATTTTGACGATCGGCAGGAGCAATTCTTTCTTTAGCCAATTCAATTAGATTGGGTGATAAATCAATCGCAACAACACTCGCTCCTTTTTGGGCTAACTCAAGAGCCAAAGCACCAGTGCCGCAGCCCGCATCCAAAATTCGCCTTCCAGCTAATGACTCTGGTAGGCGAGCAATCAGATTTGAGCGCATTTGATCGCGCCCTGCTCTGACTGTTGCTCTAATTCCACTAACCGGAGCATCAGAAGTTAATTTTGCCCAAGCATCATTTGCAGTCCGATCAAAATAGTCCTGCAACTTACTACGTCTATTTAAATAAGAAATAGCGCTCATAATTAGTCAAATCCAAGTAAGTCAAATATTTCACGGTCTTTGAGCGACTCTGTAAGGATAGGATCGTCATCTAAAAGTAGGCTGGCAGCTAAACGCATATATTCGTCTTTGACCTTTTCAATCTCTGGGGTCGATTCCATTTCAAAAACAGTACATTTTTTGAGACGGCTTTTACGAATCGCATCGAGATCCGGAAAGTGCGCCATTGTTTTTAAACCGACCCGCGTATTGAATTTATCAATCTGGTCTGTATCCGCGCTTCGATTAGCAATCACGCCACCTAAACGCACGTTATAGTTTTTGGCTTTAGCGCTGATAGCCTGAACAATCCGGTTCATGGCAAAAATAGAATCAAAATCATTTGCCGCAACAATTAAGGCCCTATCAGCATGCTGCAATGGAGCTGCAAAGCCTCCACATACCACGTCACCCAAGACGTCAAAAATAACGATGTCGGTATCTTCAAGTAAGTGATGCTCTTTCAAGAGCTTGACAGTTTGACCAACAACGTAGCCACCGCACCCAGTTCCTGCAGGAGGGCCACCAGCTTCTACACACATCACACCGTTAAAGCCTTCGTAGACAAAGTCTTCTACCCTGAGTTCTTCCGAGTGAAAATCTACTGACTCTAGAATGTCAATTACGGTAGGGACTAGTTTTTTAGTCAGCGTAAAGGTAGAGTCATGCTTTGGATCGCAACCGATCTGAATGACTCGCTTACCCAGTAGTGAAAACGCTGCAGACAGATTAGAAGAGGTTGTACTCTTACCAATCCCTCCTTTGCCATAAATTGCGAATACTTTGGCATTCCCAATTTTTTCATTGGGGTCCAGGTGAACCTGTAAGCTCCCCTCGCCATCGGTTGGCTTACTTCGAGTGTTAATCGAAGAAACTGGCACACTAACTGTATTCATTAAATAGGTACTCCCTCATAAACGCCTTCAAGTCGATCTTCAAAGTCATTAGCAACGCGACGCAAGGTCTCTAATACTGATGGCTCTGGCTTCCAATAATTTCTTTCTGATGCTTCCAATAGTCGACTTGCAACTTTTGCTGATGAAGCTGGATTGAGCTTCATCAATCGCTCCCGCATCTCTGGGTCTAATATGAATGTTTGTGTTAGATGTTGATAAACCCAGGGCTCTACTTGACCGGTCGTAGCAGACCAGCCAACAGTATTAGTTAAGTGACTCTCTAGCTGGCGAACGCCCTCGTAACCATGCTTGAGCATGCCTTCGTACCACTTTGGATTGAGCATGCGTGAACGGGTTTCTAGTGATACCTGCTCATTGAGAGTTCTGACTACGGCAGTACCGCGAGTTTGATCGCCGATATACACGGGCGCCGCTTTTCCACCCTTGGCTCTTCTGACGGCCCTGCTAACACCACCTAAAGTATCGAAATAAGTATCGATGGTTGTGACACCAAGTTCAATGGAGTCCAGATTTTGATAAGTGAGCTCAACATCCGCCAGGATATTGTTCAGAAGCTCGCTTTGTAGCATGGGGACGCCAGTTCTTCCGTATGCAAAGCTTTTACGACGAGTATAGGTTTCAGCTAACTCGTTTTCATCTTTCCATAAGCCGTTATCAATCATCATATTGACATTGGCACCATAGGCGCTCTCGGCATTACCAAAGACCCGCAATGCAGCAGTCTCAAGATCGCAGCCATTTTGAGCTTGATAAGCTAGGGTATGTTTTTTAATAAAGTTTTGATCAAGCGGCTCATCCGCGCTAGCTGCTAAGTAGGCTGCCTCTGCAAGTATGCGGATTTGCAAGGGCATCAGATCTCTGAAGATCCCAGAAATCGACACCATGACATCAATTCTGGGTCTGCCCAACTCTTCTAAAGAAACTAGTTGAGCGCCAGCTAATCTACCAAAGCTATCAAAACGCGGCAGCGCACCCATCAGCGCCAAAATCTGCGCAATTGGTCCACCTTCTGTTTTTAAGTTATCTGTACCCCACAACACCATGGCGATGGATTCTGGCAACGGATTACCGTCGGCTTTATAACGCTCTAAGAGCATATTCGCTTGAGCTAGGCCATCTTTCATTGCAAATTTACTCGGGATACGGAAAGGGTCGAAACCGTGAATATTCCGACCAGTTGGCAGCACCTGTGGGTTGCGAAGAACATCGCCTCCAGGTGCAGGACGAATATAGCGCCCCTCTAAGGCCTTCATTACTCCCTGCATTTCGCTATCAGCCTGTAACTCGCTGTATACCGCAAGCAATTCTTCTAACTCGGCACGGAGCGTGGGAGTTAGATTCATTTTTTGGGCTTTAACAAACTGCTCCAAACTGTCGCTATTGATCAGCTTTTCAATACTAGCTCGTTCAAAGTTTTTGAGTTCACCCTCTTGAACAGATAAAAAGCTCACCAACATATCTAAGCTCTGCTCCATGCTTAACGGACTACCGAGAACATGAAGGCCATAAGGAATGAGCGTGTACTCTAACTCCAAAATCTGCTCACTCAAATGCATCACAATCTGGTTGACTTCACTTGAACTTAAATTCTTCCATAGAGGTTCTGGCGAAGAAAATTCAAGTTCGACTGCTTGTGCTTGCATTGAGTTAAGTAACTCTTGCTCAGTTTCGCTCCAAGATTGCGCTGCTTCATTTGGAACCAGCTTCCGCCAATGCTCAACCGCTTCCTTAAACTCCAGCAAGCCCTGATATAGGCCTGCTTGTGAAACCGGTGGTGTCAGATAACTAATTAAGGTTGCGCCAGCACGGCGTTTAGCAATCGCACCTTCTGATGGATTATTTGAGGCATAAATATAGAGATTTGGTAAATCATTAATCAGGCGATCTGGCCAGCATGCGCCAGACATTCCCGATTGCTTGCCTGGCATAAATTCGAGGGCACCATGAGTACCAAAATGCAATACTGCTGAAGCTGCAAAATCTTCACGAATGTAACGATAAAAGGCAGAGAAGGCATGAGTTGGTGCAAAGCCTTTCTCATACAACAAGCGCATGGGATCGCCCTCGTAACCAAACCCAGGCTGAAGCGCTACAAATACATTTCCAAACTGTTTACCTAATACAAATAGTGATGAGCCATTACTCAGTAGATTTCCAGGTGCTGGGCCCCACTGCGCTTCAATCTCTTTTAACCAAGGTTCACGACGAATGTGATCCGCAGCACTAATGAGAGTATGCACATTGGCATCTGTGCCATGCTCTTTTGAATTACCAATCAGAATCATGTCCCGGAATTCATCGATGGATGCAGGAACAT from Polynucleobacter duraquae encodes:
- the puhE gene encoding putative photosynthetic complex assembly protein PuhE; amino-acid sequence: MYFWISPLIFTIFIWWFSTGLILKVHSLPKRFFKSIFVASVGVLLLAFWGLSISSQQATIAGAYCSFTCAIIIWGWQELAFLLGYITGSRRSECPSGLSPMTRAWYAFQTINYHELALLSLGAILFFINLDSVNQTGFWTFIILWGMRQSTKINIFLGVLNFNESFLPQHLQYLVTYFRRRAMNCLMPFSILVSVMILIPIWSSAGVDSSPFDRASYALLGTLLALGLLEHLFLILPFPSELLWKWGYKKNH
- the acsF gene encoding magnesium-protoporphyrin IX monomethyl ester (oxidative) cyclase, which gives rise to MSANAPTMEAVRPINESTDRALESTILSPRFYTTDFDEMDRFDISSVKPEWDKLMQEFESDINQTHFQRPDDMSKDYSHLPEGLYQEFLDFLISSITSEFSGCVLYSEIKKSIKNPDLKDLFSYMARDESRHAGFINQWLKDFGIGVDLGFLARTKKYTFFKPKFIFYATYLSEKIGYARYITIYRIIQNKPELRFHPIFLWFEKWCNDEFRHGEAFALLMRSTPKLLNGGNRLWIRFFLLAVYATMYVRDHSRPEFHKALGVSPTDYDRKVLEITSDITKQVFPFTINLDDPRMWEGFENLRKISDEVDRLKQVGGVLSFMKRGALAIAATATFLRIYTLPVVPNELPSDIRMAPVW
- the puhC gene encoding photosynthetic complex assembly protein PuhC — protein: MNTIRIQNYIALFVVIVLVGVVFVVANVVQSGKSEIQVDASVIAKKTLFFRDLPDGSVGVISASSGKMIAQVEGQAGFVRGILRALARERRIQQITSDDAFELMSRSDGRLTLVDLATGNRIDLESFGRDNAAQFAAFLNSAGQ
- the puhB gene encoding photosynthetic complex putative assembly protein PuhB, coding for MSLNIPSSPEHEFEPELGLPEKLPAGERILWQGSPDVKAMLLRVFHFRGLLIYFGLILLYQIVTGVTDGEAFSAIFFSSLRIAIFSAIGLSLVALLAYLMASTAVYTITNKRVVMRIGIVLNMTFNFPLKMIESADCGVTKQGTGDISLKLGKETKIAIFHLWPHSRPSHWASPQPTLRCIKNCSEVAKILVDAWATQNNVIARSVQAAQRNPAMMNTPYSGVEAA
- the puhA gene encoding photosynthetic reaction center subunit H yields the protein MGTGAITQYIDVAQLAFYLFLLFFVGLVIYLTLEGKREGFPLETERFGKVRREGGILGMPKTKKYVTEFGKTYYAPLETPPDTEQLSAEPIHPWNGAPIAPIGNPLLAGVGPGSYAPRADHVDYDLEGHARIRPLRKLNDFAIAKQDTNPIGLSVIGADGNKAGVVKDVWVDHMEMLIRYLEVDAKGTTVLLPINFSRIGKQDIQVKSILADQFAAVPKTKNPEEITLLEEDKIMAYYGAGTLYATPERQEPLL
- a CDS encoding BCD family MFS transporter, whose product is MINLSKMAKTWTRIDPRFLPFADVATPDLPLSRLLRLSLFQVSVGMATALLVGTLNRVMIVELHMDAWMVALMVALPLIFAPFRALIGHKSDTHRSILGWRRVPYIWIGTWLQFGGLAIMPFALIILSGDTHWPAWFSYLGSALAFLLVGAGMQTTQTAGLALATDLADAKNRPRVVAMMYVMLLFGMVLSGVMFSVFLDPFSPIQLIKVIQGVALITLLLNLFALWKQEARQPKNTAPSIVQPKFSQSWSEFIKAPQVRRFLIMLGLGTTAFSMQDIILEPYGGEILLLDVSATSFLTALIACGSLLAFTLSARWLSKGYNAYRIAASGLLLGLIAFSMVIFSEPLGSPNLFRLGALLIGFGGGLFAVSTLTIAMSMDQENKTGMVIGAWGAVTATCSGIGMSLGGVIRDLVSDLAMGGVIGTTLMNPATGYSFVYHIEIYLLFITLIALGPLVAKKRNLDISKMSKFGLADFPS
- the bchM gene encoding magnesium protoporphyrin IX methyltransferase, which encodes MSAISYLNRRSKLQDYFDRTANDAWAKLTSDAPVSGIRATVRAGRDQMRSNLIARLPESLAGRRILDAGCGTGALALELAQKGASVVAIDLSPNLIELAKERIAPADRQNIDFRSGDMLDDSLGEFDYVVGMDSMIHYCAADMLVVLEKLAPRVSKKIVFTFAPSTLPLEVMIRVGRLFPRKDRAPFIEPISQVKLSKLINQSPWFVDWKIPHTQLVSSGFYKSQLMEIEKVS
- the bchL gene encoding ferredoxin:protochlorophyllide reductase (ATP-dependent) iron-sulfur ATP-binding protein, translated to MNTVSVPVSSINTRSKPTDGEGSLQVHLDPNEKIGNAKVFAIYGKGGIGKSTTSSNLSAAFSLLGKRVIQIGCDPKHDSTFTLTKKLVPTVIDILESVDFHSEELRVEDFVYEGFNGVMCVEAGGPPAGTGCGGYVVGQTVKLLKEHHLLEDTDIVIFDVLGDVVCGGFAAPLQHADRALIVAANDFDSIFAMNRIVQAISAKAKNYNVRLGGVIANRSADTDQIDKFNTRVGLKTMAHFPDLDAIRKSRLKKCTVFEMESTPEIEKVKDEYMRLAASLLLDDDPILTESLKDREIFDLLGFD
- a CDS encoding magnesium chelatase subunit H; translation: MADKKIPMRVSIITMDTHLSSATERARYALKKKLPSLELSIHAASAWTVDAKALENCITDIESADILIVTMLFMEDHYKPVIEALKARRNQCDAMICAMSAGEVVSLTRMGGFDMGKPATGLMALLKRLRGNKEKAQTGGAAQMRMLRRLPKILRFIPGNAQDVRAYFLTLQYWLGGSEENLFHMVTNLVNRYAAGEREVLKTKEKLVEPVIYPDNGIYHPRLKGRMSESINDLPKLVSDKKSKGRVGLLLLRSYILAGNTLHYDSVIAAIEAQGLQVLPIFAVGLDARPAIDQFFYQNGEKVVDAVVSLTGFSLVGGPAYNDAKAAEEVLASLDVPYLAAQPLEFQTLNDWGSSDRGLLPVENTLMIAIPELDGAIVPMVFGGRAGDVGVQCKGCHKGCVFEASINRHDMHTCIERTAMLAARVSKLIALRKAERADRKVALVMFNFPPNAGRVGTAAHLSVFESVFNTLKSLKAEGYSVDVPASIDEFRDMILIGNSKEHGTDANVHTLISAADHIRREPWLKEIEAQWGPAPGNLLSNGSSLFVLGKQFGNVFVALQPGFGYEGDPMRLLYEKGFAPTHAFSAFYRYIREDFAASAVLHFGTHGALEFMPGKQSGMSGACWPDRLINDLPNLYIYASNNPSEGAIAKRRAGATLISYLTPPVSQAGLYQGLLEFKEAVEHWRKLVPNEAAQSWSETEQELLNSMQAQAVELEFSSPEPLWKNLSSSEVNQIVMHLSEQILELEYTLIPYGLHVLGSPLSMEQSLDMLVSFLSVQEGELKNFERASIEKLINSDSLEQFVKAQKMNLTPTLRAELEELLAVYSELQADSEMQGVMKALEGRYIRPAPGGDVLRNPQVLPTGRNIHGFDPFRIPSKFAMKDGLAQANMLLERYKADGNPLPESIAMVLWGTDNLKTEGGPIAQILALMGALPRFDSFGRLAGAQLVSLEELGRPRIDVMVSISGIFRDLMPLQIRILAEAAYLAASADEPLDQNFIKKHTLAYQAQNGCDLETAALRVFGNAESAYGANVNMMIDNGLWKDENELAETYTRRKSFAYGRTGVPMLQSELLNNILADVELTYQNLDSIELGVTTIDTYFDTLGGVSRAVRRAKGGKAAPVYIGDQTRGTAVVRTLNEQVSLETRSRMLNPKWYEGMLKHGYEGVRQLESHLTNTVGWSATTGQVEPWVYQHLTQTFILDPEMRERLMKLNPASSAKVASRLLEASERNYWKPEPSVLETLRRVANDFEDRLEGVYEGVPI